ACCAGAAGAGATATGAgacctttatttttaatagatCTCATACTCGACCCTCTGATAAATTACTTTTACAgatgaaaaatatttaataatttactaAAAACCATGAACTCATTTAAAACTTAACctttttaaaatttaacaaaattCAAATAATCCAAAAAGGACTGcagaagaaaaatataaacaacgtaggaaatgaaaataaaagcagaaaatgcaaaaaagtatattaaaaccTCTACTGTGTAAACAGTACTGGAGAGAACAATGATGGTCAGATGTTCTGGAGTTTAAGATGATACTGGAGAAGGTTGGGTGAGGAATGCAGGATTACTGTGCTACCCTCCACAGGAGACTGTGGTGAATTACAGAGCTGGTTCTGTGTAGTTCAGAGAGCAGCTTCTCCTGCTGCATGGAGGCATTTCAGCACCAATACcaataattaaaatgttatatttaaatgGCAGTGCCATTCTaagatatatatgatatatatatgtcTCTCTCTTATGTGTTGTgattacacacacataaaaattATGACTACTCCCAATTTCTGTAACCATCTCATTTTGTTTGAGAATTTcaaatttaaaagttttttttttatgcatgtcCCTTCACCATGGAGTAAAAATGTTTGTATCAGTATTTAATGTTAAGTTCAACCGTTTTTCGTGTGTGATGCAAATATTTATTACTATCATAACCAACAACAAACCAaaagacagaacatttttaacagttttttattttGGCCCCAAGAAACAGTTTAGTCGAACAGTCCGAATCCCATGTCATCATCGGACTCCTCAGactcctccttcttctcttcCTTCTTCTCCTCTGCAGCTGTAAAACAGAACAATGAACAGTGAGAAACAGAATCTGATTCAATATGATTTCAGGTCAGATATTTAGGATAGAATTAAAACTGGGAGAGAAACCTGCAGATTCAAAAGCTTGCAGAACAAAACCACCACAAGATGATGAATCTCAGAAATTAGACCTCCACAGAATAGAGAAATTACCACTTGACAGCCAAACTGTCGAAACCAGTGACAGCTAAAGAATCAGTGCATTGAGACTCCAGGTCAAGTATGGTTTAGGTAATCATAAGCAATCCGGCTATAGAACCCATCTAAACAAACCACTTAATCAAAAATTATTGGGTCACTTATAAGAACAGTCACTGACCTGCAGGTGCTGCAGCTCCTCCAGCAGCAGGGGCAGCAGAGCTGGCCACAGCCACTGCACCACCGGATGGCACGCTGGCAAGTTTACCGTAGCCTGgcagaggagagaaaaagaacGAGAAAATCAGAGCACCATATGATCAGGCATCTTTAAAGTAACAGGTCCAAACCTGGGAGATTTTCCAGGGTCCGCAATTTATTCCTATTTCTGGTACTCAGTCACATACGGAATCCAGCAACAGCATTGTGTACCACTTGATAGTTACTTTCACAAGATAATAGCTAGTTAGTGTATGCCGGGACTCTTGATTTTTGTTAAAACAAACAACGGGAGGCTGTAAATATTTTAGGCATTATACACATTGTTTACTTTCGGCAGATTACTCTTTAACCAAGCCCCCACTTTTCCTGTTTTTTGGGCCTGTTAATAATCTTCATTACCTGTTGTGTTTCTCCAGCAaggggagtttttttttatttaggggtGTGCAATTTTGTGcctacctctaattatcacatcagagtactacttttttgctgttttaagcaaaagaaaaattcacacagttctcatttcccattatatagtTACTAGAGcagatttttattcattttaatttaatcctggatatttggagtgcattattggcatcgtgacattctggatcattaacttctaatataaatacaaaatatcatatgcaataatatatttttcatgtttttgcagtagtgtattcttgaaggatttttttttttaaatcatattgcaTAGAGTATAGTTAGAGCAAAAATAATATAGAATAGTGATATTTTAAGGCCACATCACCCACCTCTACTTTTAATATGACTGAGCAGTTcaattaattgtgtttttttttttttaggattcttTATATTGCAGTTATAACCCCCAATCCAGCTATATTACACTTCATATTTCCAACACAGTCTGCTAAAACTGAACATTCAAGATTTTAGTCTCTATCATCTGATTTTAACACATTTCCCTCACCATTTTAAAAACTATGACCATCTACCTGGTGAATTATACTATTCAGTTGTTTTGAGCTTTAAAAAGGTATGAAATCAAGTAACCGCTTAAACTAAAAATGTGATCATTTGAGCCACTTGGACAAAAACTACTTAAACTATTCAATCCAATACATTTCCCAAACACAAATGAGAAGTACTCTGGGGTGGCACTTACCTTGGGCAATCACATCCTCCACTTTCTTGCCGTTGAGCTCAGACACAACCTAGTTttagaaaagtacaaaaaaaaatatgtaaacaaCAATCGCAGAACACAAAAGCAAAGGAAAATGAACAGCTTTGCAAGATTCACTCTTACCTTGCCCATGCGGGTCTCATCGACCTCAATACCAACGCTCTCCAGGATCTTCTTGATGTCATTGGAGCTGGGGTTGTCTTTGCCCGAAAGGGCGGCAAGCAGGTAAGCAGCAACGTAACGCATTCtaggacaaaaaacaaaaataaatcaagtAAGCAGTCACTTTTCTTATGTAGAACATTCAAACCAGTGTTCAGGGTCACAACAATATGGGAAACCTAAGCATGAGCACAACATTTAAGTCTAGGCACAGTTTCCAAAAGCTGCAGGAATGCTCTTCTACATTTCTGTTACAACAAATACACAACAGTTTGAAATAACTACAATGAGGTGCAGACAATGGTACTATAATAATGGTACACTAAAGCATTATACATTTAGGATGTGAGCAATTTAACTTATCAAATCCATAATTACTGCTCCGCAAATAAGCAAGTAAGGACTAAAACCACTACCCAACTGCACTTCATGACAAGCTAAAGGATCAACACTGACTAATTAGATGTAGTATATTGATAGCTGTTCTTATAGGAGCATTTTTGTATGCATAGCAAAATATCTAGTATAATACTTAAGACATGGCATCACATGACCTTTTTGAACCTAAATAAACACTCATATTACTCAcacttacattttatatatttaatatttcgtATGAATTCTgacccaataaaaaaaacagcatatttccgttccaccttaaatatagcAGCAGCTGCAGCGCCTACTGGATGATTTAAGATGGAACAGAAAGTtaaattaaggagttttatactATAGATAAACTAACAGCACATGCTACAAATCACAAATATGAACAGCAGCAGAAATATTATTACACACAGACACCAGAGTCCGATACACACACGTGCGCTAcagagctaatgctaaagctaatgctatcAGCGCGCGCCGAGTCTCCAGCGCTTCTGTTCGCCTAAATAACCGATTCTCCCCGCCGCGCCGCTGCTTTACAGACTGTAGAGAGTGTAGCGGCGGCAGCGGGACGGGTATTGATCACTATGGGTCAGTATTGATGGTCTATTAACGGGTTTTTACAGCGCGAGCTCACCTCGCACTCCAACACCGATCACCAGCAAACGGAAAAGGAAGAGCAGAGGACCGGAAACCGGGAAAACCAGCACTGACGCTGACGTCACGCCGAAGCAGAGAGTTGCTATTGGTCTAAATGACATAGAGGGCGGACTTattgtctctctcgctctctcgctttctctctctctctctttaccacacactctctctctccctctcgccctctgcccccctttctctctttctttacccccctctctctctctctctctctcgctcatcctctctttctatctttatcaattcaattcaatatagctttattagcatgactataaattacagtgttgccatctcgccctctctctttttccctctctccatccctccatctccccCTCTCTGCGTATctctttattcacattttttcacAAAAGTTACAACAATAGTAAATAAAGATGAAATTGTAATAAAAGTTTATACACTAATTTGTTTTCTATACACACAAATAGTTTCCTggaaactaaaaaagaaaaaagcaaaaaaataaaaagcattacaCTAGACTCAGCTCTTTCTGCTTTCTTCCAGTGTGTGGACTGTCCCATTAGAAGAATAGGACAATTGATCTCCTTTACGCcaatgttgatgatgatgattacaCCCTCACAGTCAACTCCTGGTCAGGAGACAACCTGCAACCACCCGTTTCTTCATGAAATGTTCTTCTGGTGCTGAAGCTGCTCTCAGGAACGTTTTTGAGTCCACTGAAAAGAGCAGAGAGGACAGTCATGAGGCAGCTATGTTAACAAGCCCTGGATATCCAGCAATCAGAGCTGATCTGCAGCACCTGCAGCATCTTCATTCGCCCCCACTGCATACTGCAGTTTAAAGGTGAGCTGAGGAGAGAAAGTGGGAGTGTAAGATGCCTTTCTATACTTTCTGGGGGCAACGCTGAgagagtcatgttctttgatttctACAGTGCCTTAAACACCATTCAGCCCCTCTAAATGAGAGAAGCTGGCAAGAATGCAAGTTGAAACACACTTGGTCGCCTGGTTTACTGATTATTTCACTGGCAGACCTCAGTATTTCAGATTGAAGGAATGTGCATCAGATCCTGTGGTCAGCAGCACCAAAGGGAACTATACTTTGTCCTTTCCTCTTCACACTGTACACTTCAGACTTCAGGTATAACTTGGACTTAAGCCACATGCACTGTTTGGTGTGAAACTGGACTCTGAGGACACTGCCCAAACTGCTGTCCATTGTGGATGATGATGGGCAGCCACTGCACACCACCATTATGGACAAAAAGAGCAAGTTCAATGGTATCCTTTGGATCCCTTGTTCCGAGAGACATCAGTGTGGCTGGAAGATAGAGAACAGTGAGGTACAGTGGGATACGGTAAGATACGGTGGGGTATATAGTGAGGTTAGGTACGGTGTGGTATGGTGAGATACAGTAAGGTATGGTGAGGTTCAATGGGATGTTGTGAGCTACAGTGGGTTACGGTGAGTTAGGGTGGGGTTATGATGAGGTAAAACACTGATACACACTGGGCAGTGAGGGGGCCAGTGTGCCTCTCTCCCAGTCTATCATTTTTTCTGTCAGTTTTTCATCATTAGGTTAAACCTGTTTGCaatttttttcaatgtttgtgtcttttttgtattatgtttaacTTGGACATTTGAGCACTCTTTTTCAgcacatatattttatacaattgAGGTTAGGACCTCAAACAAAACATTTCACAAAATCTTTACAACCACCTCTGATGTGTGTTTGGGTCAATGTCTGGTTGACACACCTAGTTATGTCCAAGTTGTAATTATGTATCATAGGGTTTGAGGACATTCTGAAAACCTTATTTTTCATTATTCAACCCTCTCTGTACCAGTTCCAGTTACTGGCAGAAAAACAGACTCAAAACATCATGATTCCACAACCGATTTTACCTTGTTCACCTTCATTCTTCCAAATGTCTTCATCATTTATGTTTCAGCTGTTAACTTTAGTCGAGTGTGAAAGTTTTGATTTTTGATTAGGTGCTTTTTGGGGGGCAGCCTCTCATCCTATATAATAATGTCAAACACTGCTGTCCTACCAGTTTCCAGTTCAGAACTGTTTCTTGGTGATTTGTGGATAGTTCCTGATCATGTAAACCCTTTGTCTTTAGTGGATGGTGAAAGTTTGGATCTTCTTATAAAACTTGGTAAAGTGACTCCATCACACAGTGTCTGAAATTATGACTTTGGACATAACAGAGCTAGCAAGCATGGCAAACCAAAAAGTGATAACTGTAACACAGCTCAGCTAGAGCCAATTTATGTTGCACAATACAGAGCAACCAATCAGATAAGACAGGATTGACTGACATGCTATTATCACATCCCATGACTGACTTGTCCCATGAGATGTCCCCTGTTATctgaagaacgctgcactgatctgtgggatatgtgggtggggtctcctgcattgaatattgATGTGATTTCTGATAAAATTGCTAGTCTGTTTGCATAAACACCATCATTAccccccactgcactgtccactgtgggtggtaatattagcttcTATGGTGTATTAcctcaactcccataattcaagtGACCTGACCATGAGCATTGCTAGTACGGGTAGGACTTGCAGaacatctcacaatacaatattgtcATGATACTGTAATTCTATGATATTGCAAGACAATTCCCTACGATACTTGATGCCATCTGTGTTACTTAAGAGgacaaaatacttctaaatactccttcataagataacacctcaaaatgtATACTGTCGTGGGCATGCGAAAGCAATATAATCTTTCATAATCATTTAACATAGTACTGtaccgtgacttttggcataatAGTGTATATCTTAAAGATACAGCAACAAAAACAGTCTGTCTCTCCTGTTTAACAATCTCTCTGAATGTTTTGAAAGTTGCTATTGCCAGCAGTGACCACTAGGGTTCACTGTTTCACCCACAACTAAACAACACTATCTGATCCTGCAGCCTGGTCCGGTCACTCGGCCAGTCTGCGAGCTGCTCTCTCCGGGTGTTGGAACTGTGGGACCCCCTCTCAGTGGAGGAAACCACATTTATAAAGGTAcatacacatttacatacatacatacatacaaacatacatacatacattcatacatacatacatacatacatacatacatacatacatacatacttacataaatacataaaaataccaGACTGTGTTAATATTTCATAAAGCtctcttttaatttttgtttttaaacattatgaACATTTTGCATTCAGAGCTTTTAGACTGTAGATTTCTATCTTTCACTTTTTACAGGAAATTAATATAATAACCAGCCAAATACTGTAAATAACTCTTAAATAATAGTCTATTCGATTTAACAGTGTGAGCATTTACTGTAACTTACTGTATACAGTGACTTACAACGTGAACTaatataaaatactaataaatcCAGTGCTGTCCGGTGCTTTTGTACACATTCTTGATGTCAGCAGAAAAGCAGCGGAAAGGAAGTGAAATAGGATGAGAAGGCAAAAGTTTATGTGTCATATGATCAGCATGAGCGGACACGATTTgttttggtccaattttccatttctgtgtttgagtgtgtgtatgtttctgtgtgtgtgtcagtaatgTAAGTGATGCCCACTATTTTGTGCTCAATTTCTTTAATTCAGCACTAGAACTGAATGTAAACCAAGTTGTATTTATGTTATGTTTATGTCTGTGACTCTTAAATACCCATTCAGGATTATATTTTATGTAgtgaatgataaaatgatcaggatgtgtcataagatattaaggaaacatgcaatGTTAAAGCATTGTCAGCTCTTGTGAGCAGAGCTAAACTAGATTTTTCTAACTACAACTGTGCAGTACttgacagaaatctgtgtgggtgtggcctctcaCCCAACACACTTAAGGAGTATGCTGAATATAAACACCAGAAACCGAAAGTTAGACtctttaaattctttattttttctttcatgtaatttttttttgccttaacaAATCAAGTGTTTTAATCACTTTACATGCACCAGTAGACGGGCCTAAATAATATTTACCAATCACACTGTCAGTGTGGTCCTAACTCCATCACACCCTGCTTGACCACAATGTCATCTTTAgctaattttgtaaataaaatatattttcaagaCATATGATATATTAGATGATTGCAGTATTAGAGTGAAATGATACATTTATTGTGAAAAACTGTACAGTAACTGACCCTGTTGGATCCTTtatcctggatacaagatgagattgagatggttggtCATAGAGGTGCACAGGTTCCGTATGGAATACTGCagaacatttacccacagatgttgctacagctgggcctgtagatcctgtagatcCACTCGTAGGTTGCTGAAGCTGCATCCTATCTGTTCCCATAAAAGTTGGATTGGTGATGAATCTGAGGACCAGGCAGAACAAGAAattgctgcaatctggtggagacatttcTGAAAACCCTCGCTGCATGTGGGTGAGcataatcctgctgaaaaataccagTTTGAAGTCCTGCCATGCGAGACAGCAACACATGTGTCTGCAAGATATTCTGCACATATAACTGAGCTGCTATAATCAAATCTGTTTAGTGTCTTACCAGGGAATACCTGCAATTATTTACAGATCTGCAGGAGATGACTGCattgcattttttgcattttttttatttttattttattattatgactgtaaaataaagtgtgggacaagtgtgtgtgtgtgtgtgtgtgtgtgtgtgtgtgtgtgtgtgtgtgtgtgtgtg
The DNA window shown above is from Astyanax mexicanus isolate ESR-SI-001 chromosome 16, AstMex3_surface, whole genome shotgun sequence and carries:
- the rplp2l gene encoding ribosomal protein, large P2, like codes for the protein MRYVAAYLLAALSGKDNPSSNDIKKILESVGIEVDETRMGKVVSELNGKKVEDVIAQGYGKLASVPSGGAVAVASSAAPAAGGAAAPAAAEEKKEEKKEESEESDDDMGFGLFD